A single window of Nicotiana sylvestris chromosome 5, ASM39365v2, whole genome shotgun sequence DNA harbors:
- the LOC104236436 gene encoding NDR1/HIN1-like protein 6: MSMRKPLQKPPGYRETGIPIQRPPQSPFYPEKNNSRKRSFCCCCCCYFFIILIFLILLFIAVGAILYLWFDPKLPIFHLKSLEFTKFNVTDSPNGPTLNAQATVSVELKNPNKQLKIIYGKTNIELKDEDGVTLGNENIPGFVQGTKNVTVVKFDINMNELLYSENVAKVRDGLKNKSLKVSADVGTGFGIGFSGWKSETIGVRVSCGGLSLKQMENGTSPKCQITVLNRIHLD, translated from the exons ATGTCTATGAGAAAACCTTTGCAGAAGCCACCTGGTTATAGAGAAACTGGAATACCAATTCAACGGCCGCCACAATCACCATTTTACCCAGAAAAAAATAATTCGCGTAAAAGGAGtttctgctgctgctgttgttgttaCTTCTTCATCATCTTAATTTTCTTAATCCTCTTATTTATTGCTGTTGGTGCCATTCTTTATCTATGGTTTGATCCAAAACTCCCTATTTTCCACTTAAAATCCCTCGAATTCACTAAATTTAATGTTACTGACAGTCCAAACGGGCCTACATTGAATGCACAAGCAACAGTTAGTGTAGAGCTAAAAAATCCAAATAAACAGCTCAAGATTATATATGGAAAAACAAACATAGAATTGAAAGATGAAGATGGTGTTACTTTGGGTAATGAAAACATTCCAGGCTTCGTCCAGGGGACGAAGAATGTGACAGTGGTTAAATTTGATATTAATATGAATGAATTGTTATATAGCGAAAATGTTGCGAAAGTAAGAGATGGATTAAAGAATAAGAGTTTGAAGGTTTCTGCTGATGTTGGAACTGGTTTTGGAATTGGATTTAGTGGTTGGAAAAGTGAAACAATTGGAGTTAGAGTAAGTTGTGGAGGTTTGAGCTTGAAGCAAATGGAAAATGGAACTTCACCCAAATGCCAAATTACTGTGCTTAACAG AATTCATCTAGATTGA